The window TAGTTGGCGAGGGGCTCGCCCATGCCCATGAAGACGATGTTGCTGAGCCGGGCAGGACCGCCGGGAATCTCGCCGTCCCGCAGGGCCCGCATCCCGTCCACGATCTGGTGCACGATCTCACCGGTGGAGAGATTCCGGTCGAGGCCCGCCTGTCCGGTCGCGCAGAACGGACAGTTCATCCCGCAGCCGGCCTGCGAACTGATGCACATGGTGACCCGGTCCGGGTAGCGCATCAGCACGGACTCGACGAGGGTGCCGTCGAAGAGTCGCCAGAGGGTCTTGCGGGTGGTGTCCTGATCGGTGGACAGGTGCCGCACGACCGTCATCAGCTCGGGCAGCAACGCCTCCTGGAGCTTGGCGCGCGATCCCGCCGGGATGTCGGTCCACTGCTCCGGATCGTGCGCGAACCGCGCGAAGTAGTGCTGCGAGAGCTGCTTGGCACGAAACGGCTTCTCACCGATCGCGGCAACGGCCTCTTTACGCTCGGCAGGCGTGAGATCGGCAAGGTGCCGCGGCGGCTTCTTGGCTCCGCGGGGGGCGACGAATGTGAGTTCTCCGGGTGCAGGCATAACCCTCCCAGTGTCGCAGATCAACTCCAGTAGCCCAGGCCACAGGGGGGTGGGGGTGGTCACCCGTGGGTGGCGTCTGTCGGCGTTGGTCGGCTTCGCACGGCCCAGGGACGGCCCAGAGCCCTCGGCGGTCGCGACCAGTACTCTTCGCGCGCATCCTGTTCCACCTAGTGATCCGTAGCTCCATGCATGGGGTGGCACGGAATGTGATCCACGCTGCGTTACTGCTGACGCGTTCCGGACTGAGAGGACTGAGAATCGGTGCGCAACACGGCAGTCCCCTGCGCATCTTCGACTGACGGAAAGTTATCGGTTTCCGCACTACGGACAACTCTTCGCACTGTTTCTACGTTCTCAAAATACCTATCAATCTGCTCGTGCTGGCCAGTCCCAAAAACTCTAGGGCGGTCGAGCATTCGACGATACAGATCATAGAACTCTGATTCACCGCTCCTAAATGCCTTGTAGTGCGCTTCCACTCGGAACGCACGCGACACGGC of the Streptomyces aurantiacus genome contains:
- the rlmN gene encoding 23S rRNA (adenine(2503)-C(2))-methyltransferase RlmN, with amino-acid sequence MPAPGELTFVAPRGAKKPPRHLADLTPAERKEAVAAIGEKPFRAKQLSQHYFARFAHDPEQWTDIPAGSRAKLQEALLPELMTVVRHLSTDQDTTRKTLWRLFDGTLVESVLMRYPDRVTMCISSQAGCGMNCPFCATGQAGLDRNLSTGEIVHQIVDGMRALRDGEIPGGPARLSNIVFMGMGEPLANYKRVVQSIRALTDPEPDGLGLSQRGITVSTVGLVPAIHRFSDEGFKCRLAISLHAPDDELRDTLVPVNTRWNVREVLDAGWEYADRSGRRLSIEYALIRDINDQAWRGDRLGRMLKGKPVHVNLIPLNPTPGSKWTASRPEDEKAFVEAIAAHGVPVTVRDTRGQEIDGACGQLAATER